A window of Rhizobium sp. BT04 genomic DNA:
GGCGGCGTTGCGGGTCGAAATTCCCGATTTCAGGAAAGAGGCGGCGTCTTCCCGCTCGGAAGCGAAGCGCTTGGCGATCTCGTCATAGCGGGAAAGGTCGAGGTCGATGATCCGATGTGTGCCGGCGAAATCCTGCTCCGGTTCCCGCTCGCGCGGCGGCGAGAGCTGCAGCAGCTGGCCGGGAATGATGCGGGCTTCGGTCAGCAGGAACCAGCAGATCTGGGCCACATGGGTGCCGGTGGTGATGTTGACGAGATAGTCTTCCGTGTCGGGGTCGAAGTTGTAATTGCGGGCAAAGTCCCTGAGGCTCGTATAGACCTCGGAAAAATCCCAGGGGTCCCGGAAGTTGATGACGTTGCTCCGCACCTCCGTCGCCGGCGCCACGGTTTCGATGTCGGCAACGATACGGTGACAGAGAGCTTGCGAGCGGTTGTCGTGGATCAGTTCCAGCCGGTCGATGAACAGGCCCGGCTGCTGGCAAAGCGCGACACTGGGCCGCCAGCGACTCCAGCGGTTTTCCCATTTCCCTGCATCCAGGGTGGTTCCCAATATGCTGATGGCGACGCGGCGCTTCATGTCTTATCCAGAACTATAAAGTGATATAATATGCGATAATATAATCTGGATACGGATTTTCGCAATTCATGATTGCGTTCGATGTGGCGTAAAAATTTCTCCTTTTAAAACAAGCAGATGAACGAAAGTTTCGTGTATGCCTCGCTCTTTTCTCCAAACTGGCACGCGTCTTGAAATGTATCTGGCATGAACCCAACAAGAGGTGCCGTCATGGTCAACAAGGCGATCTTCAAAACCTATCTCGGGAAACTGCTTCCGGGAACGGATACAAAAAATCATGAAGCGGCTCCGGCCTACCAGCTGACGCCGCGCGAGGCGCTGGCGCAATATGCTGTGACCGGCACCTTCAACGGCACCTTCTATGCGGATGGGGCCGAGCAGCTCGACGCGGTAAAGACGCTTGCCCTTCAGGTCGAGCCAGAATTTCTCGCCAAGGTGGCTGTTTACGCCGCTGAGAAGGGGCAGATGAAGGACATGCCGGTGACGTTGCTCGCCATGCTCTCCAGCCTTCAGAGCGACGCCTTCGCCCGTGCATTCCCGCGGGTGGTGAAGAGCGGCAAGATGCTGCGCGGCTTCGTGCAGGTCATGCGCTCCGGCGCCACGGGTCGGAAGTCCCTCGGCACACGTCCGAAGAAGGTGGTGCAGGCGTGGCTCGAACGGGCGAGCACCGAGCAGATCCTGCGTGCGATGGTCGGAAACGATCCTTCGCTCGCCGACGTCATCCGCATGGTGCATCCGAAGCCGGCGACGGAGGAGCGCAAGGCGCTTTATGCCCGGGCGATCGGCAAGCCGCACGACTACGCGGCACTGCCTGAGCTCGTCAAGGCACTGGAAGCGTTCCGACGCGACCAGACGGCGCCGGTGCCTGATGTTCCGTTCCAGATGCTGACCTCGCTGCCGCTGACGCGGGAGCATTGGGTCGAAATCGCCCGCAAGGGCGGCTGGCAGATGGTGCGGCAGAACCTCAACACCTTTGCACGCAACGGCGTGTTCGAGGTCGAGGGTTTTGCCGAGGCGCTGGCGGCGCGGCTTGCCGATCCGGAGGAAATCCGCAAGGCAAAGGTCTTCCCCTATCAGCTGATGATGGCGTGGAAGATGGTCGACGGCCAGGTTCCGGATGTCGTGCGGGATGCGCTTCAGGAGGCGATGGATATCGCCATCGCCAACGTGCCGTCCCTGACGGGCAATGTGGTGCTGTGCCCCGACGTGTCGGGTTCCATGGGTTCGCCCGTGACCGGCTACCGCAAGGGCGCGACGTCCTCGGTTCGCTGCATCGATGTCGCCGGTCTGATGACCGCGGCGTTCCTGCAGCGCAACCCGAAGGCGCGGGTGCTGCCGTTCGAGAATGACGTGGTGCATGTCAGCCTCAACAAGCGGGGTTCGGTGATGACCAATGCCGGTAAGCTGGCGAAAATCGGCGGCGGCGGAACCAACTGCTCCGCACCGCTGAAGAGGCTGGCAAACGAGAAGGCCAAGGTCGATCTCGTGGTGTTCATCTCGGACAATGAGTCCTGGGTGGATGCGCGCGGGAGCGGACAGCCGACGGCTGTCATGACCGAATGGGCCAGGATCAAGCGGGTCAACCCGGCTGCAAAGCTGGTCTGCCTCGACATCCAGCCCCATGCCACGACCGAGGCGCCGACGCGGGAAGACGTGCTCAATATCGGCGGCTTCTCGGATGCCGTCTACGGAGTGATCACGGCTTTCGCGGCCAATAGCAACGGAGCGGATGGCTGGGTGAAAGCCATCGAGGCGATCGCGCTCTGACGGGCTCACAGGAAGCAATACCCTCGCGCCGCCGTGACCGGCGCGGGGAACCGTGACGAATGCCGGATGAAACTACAGATCGTTAAATCTCCAGGTCGCGGGTTCGAATCCCGTCGGGCCTCCAATTCATGGACCCGTAGCTCAGCGGATAGAGCAGGATGTTTCACCACACCTCGTCGTCACGGACGAATCGAATGACATGGCGAATGCATGGGGAACTACATGGCCGCGGCAGGTTCGAATCCTGCAGGGGATTGTACATCCCTCTGGTAGCGGGAAGTTTCTTGGTCACTTGTCGCCATAATGGGAATTGCAGTGGCGAATGCCGGACGGAACTACAGCCGCCAACGTTGGATGGTCTGGCAGGTTCGACTCCTCCTGGGCATACGCTCTCTGGCACGAGCGGGGCCATCCGGTTTCGTCCATCCTCGTCGCCGCTGCAACTTCCTGCCATGCAGGAACGAACTACCCCGGCGAATGCCGGCAGGACTACAGGGATAGAGCGGCTCGCTGGATTTCCGGCAGGCAGGTCGGGTGTTCAAATCATCCCGCGCTTCCGAAGGGAGCGCGTAGCTCAGTAAATTGTCCTGCCACATCTCGTCGCCGGGGTGATGAAGAAAGGCCCTGGGCGAATGCCACCGGTGACTACAGGGGCCGCATCGCGCCATGATCATGGAATGCGTGCGGCGAGAGAGATCTCCGGCAATGCTCGTCGCCCAGGTGGTGTGAAGAGAAGCAACGGAACAAGAAGGACTGCAGACGCAGAAAAGACAATGATAGCGGTAATGAGCGGACAGGATTTGATCGATGCCGGCATGAGCCAGGGGAAGTGGTTTCGCCCGGCTCTCGACGCGGCCAACGCGGTTTTGAGCAAGGGTGGTTCGGTGGCGGATGCGCTGGAAGCGGCAAAAGCCTTCCAGCCCGGGCCGACGCTTGCCTTGAGGGCCGATAACGATATCGAGATCTATTCCAATATCCGTGCCGAGAACGCCTTTGAGCAGGACAATGTCGAGAAGGTCAATGCGACGATGCGGGCGCTGGTGCGCACACCCGTCGTCCGTTCCGCGGCGATCATGCCGGACGCTTGCCCGGCTGGTCCGGTGGGAACGATCCCGGTCGGCGGTGTGGTTGCGTCCGAAGCGATCCATCCCGGCATGCATTCGGCCGATATCTGCTGCTCCATGGCGATCTCGATCTTTCCTGGCACAGACCCGAAGTCGCTTCTGGATGCCGTGCATGCCGTGACGCATTTCGGTCCCGGCGGTCGTCCGCGCGGCGCCCAGCTGAAGCCTTCCGAGGCGACGCTTTCGGCCTTCGAGCAGAATCCTTATCTGCGCGACGGCGTGCTGAGCGCCGGCATCGAGCATTTCGCCACCCAGGGCGACGGCAATCATTTCGCCTATGTCGGGACGATGAAGTCGACCGGCGAAACCGCGCTTGTGACCCATCATGGATCGCGGGCACCGGGAGCGCGGCTCTACGACAGAGGCATGAAGGTCGCCAACCGGTTTCGAGAACGCATCTCGCCCGAGACGCATCGGGAAAATGCCTGGATTCCGGCGGATACCAAGGAAGGTGACCTTTACTGGTCGGCGCTGCAGACGATCCGCCAGTGGACCAGGGAAAACCACTATGTCCTTCACGACATGGCGGCGGAAAGGCTCTCGGCCAAGGTCGCGGACCGCTTCTGGAACGAGCATAATTTCGTCTTCCGGAAGTCGGACGGGCTGTTCTACCACGGAAAGGGTGCGACCCCTGCCTTCGACAACTGGGCGCATGACGCGACCGATCTGACCATCATTCCGCTCAATATGGCGGAACCGATCCTGATCGTTCGCGGCTCGAACGCTGCCCATGGCCTCGGCTTCTCGCCGCATGGCGCCGGCCGTAACTTTTCGCGCAGCGCACATATGAGGCAGCTGTCTGCGGAATATGGGGCGGATTCGCGCGGTCTGAGCCCGAACAACATCGCGGCTATTCTGGAGAAGGAAACAAGCGGTCTCGACGCGCGGTTCTTCTCCGGTTTCGCCGATGTGTCGGAATTGCCGAGTGCCTACAAGAACGCTGCGAACGTGCGGGCGCAGATCGAGCACTACGGCCTCGCCGATATGGTCGACGAGGTGATCCCCTACGGGAGCATCATGGCCGGCGACTGGCAGAAGAACGCGCCTTGGCGCAACAAGCGCCGGTAAACACCAGGGAAGGCAACCAGGTTTGCCTTCCCTTCCCTCGAATGCATCATGCAGTTGGCGTCCGCCAATAGATTTCAAGCCGTTGCCCGCACCGCGGCTTCGGCCTTCATCCACTCCGATCGCTCCGCGCCTTGCAGCTCTTCGATCGCGTCGGTGGCGAAGCTCGGGACGACGCCGGTCCACAGCAATGCGCCATCGGAATTGGAATGGCCGTCGCCCTCGAGCTTGTAGATGCTTTCGACGATATACTGGCCGTCATTGTTGAGGCCCTTGATCTCGGAAATCTCGATCACCCGGCGTCTGCCGGTGCGCTTGAAGCGGGCGATCTGCACGACGACGTCGACCGCCGAGGCGATCTGGGCGCGCAGCGGCCGCAGCGGCATATCGATGTCGGACATCAGCGCTAAGGTTTCCAGCCGGTGCAGCGCGTCATAGGGCGTGTTCGCATGCACCGTCGAAAGGCTGCCGCTGTGGCCCGAGGTCATCGCCTGGATCATATCGAGCGCCTCGCCGCCGCGGCATTCGCCGACGATGATGCGGTCGGGCCGCATGCGCAGCGATGAGCGGAACAGGTCGCGGATGCTGGCGCCGCCGCGGCCGAAACGGTCGGGCTTCGTCACTTCGAGATAGACGACGTGCTCCTTGCGGATCTGCAGTTCCGACGTGTCCTCGATGACGATGATGCGCTCGTGGTCGGCAAAGGCTTCCGACAGCGCGTTTAGCATCGTCGTCTTGCCGGTGCCGGTGCCGCCGGAGATGATGACGTTCTTCTGTAGCCCGACGGCCGCCTGCAGCAGCGACAGCGACTCCTCGGTCAGGCTGCCCTGGGTGACGAGATCGCGGATGCTGCGATGTTCCTTCAGAAAGCGGCGAATGGAAATGCAGAGCCCGGTGCGGGCGGCCGGCGGCTGGATCATCTGCACGCGCGACCCGTCCGGCAGGCGGGCCTCGACGCTCGGCTCCTCCGGCGTCAGCCGCTTGCCGGAGAATTGCGCGATGCTGCGCGCGGCCGATTCCAGATCCTCGCGGCTGGCAAAACGCGTATCGGCGCGTTCGAGCTTGCCGCGCCTTTCGACGAAGATGTCGGATGTGCCGTTGATCAGGATTTCGGAAACGCTCGGATCCTCGAGGAGAAAGCGGATCGGCCCGAGCAACTTGTCCAGCGCTCGGGTCAGGACCTGGAAGGTTGCCTGTTCGGCAGCGTCGTCGGAAACGGCCTTCATCAGAGCGGCATCCCCACCAGAACCGTGCTCATGCCGAACAGTGTCGCCATCATCTGAACGGCGGTCGGAAAGAACATCATCAGTGGAATGAGGACCAATCCAAGTATCAAGATGCTGCTCATCGTTTCCATCGTTTTCTCTCCGGATCGACTGGCGGACCATGCCCGCCATTTGAGGAAAGCTTAATCCAGATCCTCAAATAACGCCATGGTTGGGCTCCGCGAAGGCAGCCTTTGTGCGCGCGGCGCGCCATTTCTTCTATCGCTTTGAAAGAATTGACCAATTATGGAGCAGTAGACGAAGCCGCACAAGGCCGCCCAAAACTTCGTTTCCGCCGGTAAAACTGCAGCCGGTTCAAACGGTTAGTTAAGAATATCCGGCGTCAACTGCGATTCTGCCAGCGATGCCTCCAAGACAATTGGAACCCTTCGTTTCGTTTGCTTGACGGAGGGCTGGCCTTGGGCGCACTCTTGGGTCTTAATGGTGTTGCTCAACAAGCGTTGGCCGCCGGGGAAGATAAGCTGAAGCAGAAAATATCATTGGAACGAGCAACGTGCTGGTTCGGATCGATAGCGTATGCTTGCTTCATCTTCACGAAGGTCTTCGATCCGAAACAAACCTAGGAACGAGGAATACGCAGATGTTTGGAAAACTCAAGACTCTCGCAATTGCACTTCACAAGGACGAACGCGGCGACATGGCCCAGATCGTCCTGGCCGTCGCGCTGATCGTCATTCCGCTGATGCTGCTCCTGCTCGCATTCGGCAAACAGATCGGCGAATGGTTCAACGAAAAGAACACGGCGCTCTCGGATGCCGAGAGAATTCCCGAGCCGGGTCAATAAGTGGACGGGATCATGGATACCACCTATGATCTGACCCTGATGCCTGCAGCGGCGGCGCTTGCCGTCGCCTGCACCATGACCGCGGCGGTGCTCGATCACCGCCATGGTCACATCCCGAACGCCGTGACCTATCCCTGCCTGCTTACCGGCTTCATGCTGGCAGCCGTCAGCGGCGGTCTGGCGGGGATCGGCCTTGCCTTTGCCGGCCTGCTTGCTTCAGGCCTGATCTTCATCATCGCCTTCGCAGCCGGAAGCTGCGGCGGCGGCGACGTCAAGCTGATGGCGGCGCTCGGCGCCATTCTCGGCCTGTGGCCCGCCATCGACGTCACCCTTGCATCGCTGATGGTCGGCGGCGTGATCGCCGTTTTCTCCATGGCGCGGCGTGTTCAGTGGAGCGTGCTGGCCCGAACGGTCGGACTGTTCGCGCTGCTCCTGCCCGCCGGTTTCCGCGATGCCGCTTCGGTGCTGAAGCCGCGCGAAACCCATCATACCGTCCGCTTCGGCGTTGCCGCTGCGCTCGGACTTCTCTGGTGCCTTTTCATGCCTGATTTCACCCCTCTTTCACTCGTGAGGTAACGGCAATGCGCGCGGAACTCGAACGCCCCCTCTTCGACGGTGCCTTCTGGAGTTCGATCCTGCACTCGCGGACCTTCTGGATCCCCGAGGATCACGGCGCGCTCTTCGGCACCTTCGCGATCGCCATGATGCTGCTTGCCTCGATGCTGCTGCTGCCGCGACTTTCCGCCCGCCGGCGTCGGATATCGGAGCTGCACGGCGATACATCCGGCAGCACGACGATGATGGATTTCGTGCTCGTCACCCCGGTCTTCGTCTTCTTCATGTTCGTGGTCTTCCAGTTCACCATCCTAGCCAAGAACCACCTCTTCACCCATTATGCCGCCTATGCGGCGGCGCGCAGCGCCCGCGTCTATTTCTGCCCGGCCCTGCCGATCACCATCCGGAGCCTAATCGACGCCAAGACCTGCGATGACGATGCCGCTGCCGGCAAGGCCGATCTTGCCGCCCGCCTGGCGCTGATCCCGGCCGCACCCTACGACCAGCTGAAATGCGTCGGCGCCTGCCAGCCACCGGAAGAGGCGCTGAAGAGCCTTGCCGATGCCTCGGGCCTTTCGAAGAACTGGCGCGCGATGCACAACCAGGCCCGCTACATGTTCGATCCGCAGAACGTCACCGTCACCGTCGATCGCGCGCCGATGGCGCTCTATGCCGCCATCAACCGTTCGCCGCACGTGCCGGTTACCGCCAAGGTGGAAGCGCGCTTCCTGCTGCTCGAATATGCCGGCTGGGTCTTTGCCCGCGGCCAGCGGAAGGACGGCCGTTACTACACGATCTCGACGGCGGAGGTGAACCTGCTATGACACCGACCCTCATCAAACGTCTGCACCGCGACGAACGCGGCTTCCTCTCGCCGATCATCCTCTACATGACGATCGCGCTGGCATTGATGATCGTCTGGATCCTGAATACCGGCCAGATGATCTACGACAAGCAGCGCACGCAGGATACCGCCGACGCCGCCGCTCTCGTCCATGCCGACTGGGAAGCCCGCTATCTCAACATCATGGCGATGAACAACGTCGCTTCCTCGCAAGCAACCGTCGTCATGGCGACGTCGGTCGCCTACCAGCTTACGACAGCGGAATTGGCCCTGCGCTCGGGTGTCATTCTGGCGAAACTCGCCGAATATTCCTTCACGGAAGGCTTCGGCCCGGCATCGCTGCTGCCGCCGATGCCGCCCATGCCCTATTGCCCCGGCTGGCAAAAGGTCCCGATCGTCGGCGGCATCATCTACGGCGCTTGCCTGGCGTTCCAGGGATTCCGGGCGACGGAGGCCACCAAGGCGATTGCCTATACGGTGGCGGCGCAAGTCAAATACGATCCCTGGGGTCTCATCAACAAATCAAGCGACATCATCGATGCGATGAACGACCTCAACGATTACCTCGTCGAGAGCTTCCCGCAGCGGGTCGGCAACGAGGCCCTGCATCTGGTGCGCCTGAACAAGTCGGATCATGTCGTCTTCCATCCGCCGTGCGAGTCCTGCAACGACGCCGGAGAGGGTGCGGGCGGCAACCTGCCGGTCGATCGCGACGGCATCAATCCAGCCGCTGCCTATGCCGAAATGTGCCTTGCCATGGCCAATGGCACCCAGGGACAGGATCCGCTGCTCATGCGCGGCGAGTTCGCCAACCGCGGCTTCCCCAACGGCAAGGGTCCGCTGACGGCCGGCGGCGTCGACGGCAGCCATATCCGCGACTGGGTCAACCACGAGAGCGGCATCGACGATCAGCTGGTGGAGTTCTACATCTTCTATGAAGCCTTCGGCCCGGCCTATCTGAGCAAGATCCCGTTCAAGGCGATCATCGAGCAATATGCCGATCTCAGCTGGTGGCAGGAACTTCTGCTCGATGGCAGCTTCTTTGTCGCGGAGGAATTCTTCGGCATCGAATTCGGCATCGTAAACCCCTTCCAGCTGCCGATCGACGTGCCACCGCGCTATTCCGACAAGCAGACAAAAGACGAGAACGATTTCACCCGCAAGTTCGACATGATCTGGAACCAGGTCTGCGGCCCGGCGGGCGGCGCGATCTCGGTGGCGGGTGCTAGCCTGCCTGTGGTCTCCTTCCCCAAGCCTTACTGGCTGAAGGGACGCGTCCCGTTCAACTTCACGCCCTTCGGCGGCGAGCAACTCGACGACTATCAGACCCTGGCGATCGTTTCGCGCGCGCCCCGTGCCCGGCTGCAGATCCGCATCTTCAAGGACAAGACACCGTCCGCCTATGCGTTCGCACAGAGCTGGGTCCACAATTACACGGCCTTCGATCTCTACACCCAGGACTGGCTCGCATCGCTCGCCCCGGCCACGCTCGCCGACGATATCGGCGCGGTTTCGAACACCATCAAGCAGAGCCCGGCCGCCGACAGTTATACCGGCCTGACCCGTGTCTTCGACCAGGGAGGAGCCAATGCCTGGGCTGCCGTCAACACACACTGAGCATGCAGGCGGCGCGCCGGCCGGCGGCCTGATGATGCGGCTGCACCGCGACAGGCGCGGGCTTGCCTCGATCGAATTCGTGCTCGCGGCGCCGGTCATCCTGCTGATCGTGATTTTCGTCATCCATGCGAACAGGATTTCCACCAAGAAGGTCGGCACCATGCTCGCGATGCGCAACGCTGCCTTCGCCGAGGCGAACGGGCTGGACTGCACCTCCGACTTCTCCAACGTCTTCCCGATCCCGGCTCTGCCGGCGCTGCCCGGACGCGACGCCATGAGCTGCTCGCGCACGCCGTCGCATGAAGGCGGCGGTGAACCTCAGCGTAGCTTTGTCTGGGACGACGTGCAGAACACCCTGAAGAGCGACGGCCGCGACTTCGGCGATATGGTCGGCGACCTCGCCGATGAGAAGCCGCAGCTGGTCACGGCGACCGCCGACCGCGTCTACAAGTTCAGGGATTCCGACGATCTCGACACGATCAGGAGCCTGCGCTGGAAGGATGCGTTTACGGTGGACGACGCAACGCTGTTTGCCTCGCACAACAACGAGACCACGCGCCGCGGCTACGATCCGACGGTGCGCCGGGAAATCCGCGATGTCGCCGACGATTCCGGCGATCTCTTCGACGGCGTCTTTCCGGGAGCGAAATAAGATGGGACAGGGCGCGCGCATCTCCTTCCGTTTTGCCGGCCATCTCATTGGCCATCTCACTGGTTGGGCGCTCGTCATCGGGCTCGCCATCGCCGTGGCAACACCGGGCCATGCGGAGGTCTACAAGGATTTCCGGGCGACGTTGAATTCGATGCTGGCCGGCATCCTCGGCGCGCCGGAGCGCGCGCCGCGCGATCTCGTCATCAACGGCCAGCCGCTGGAGTTCACGCCCTACCAGAGCGATCGGAGCATTTCCGATATCACCGACGAATGGCTGCGGGTGCTGGCCGTCAATACAAGGCCTGCCCTTCCCAAGAGCAATGACAGGCAAGAGCTGACCGCCGTCATCGCCGCCAATATGCTGATCGTCCCAAAGGTAAGCCGCATCCGCGACGACCTCGCCGTGGTCGTCCGCTTCTTCGACGGCGACGGCGAGGCCGCCCTCGATTATCTCAGACGGCAGGACCCGGCAAATCCGTCGGCAAGAGCGCCGATCCCCGGCGTTTCGATCATGATCCGCCGCCCCGCCGATGCGCCGACGACAGAGGTGCTGATGAGCCGCTTCGACGATGTCGCCTCGACGCTGCCGGCCTTCGCGGCGCCTGCCGATGTCAGCAAGCTGCCGATGTCGCTGCGTCCGCCGGCCGGGGTCGAGGTGCTGAGCGATATCGGCGATCGCGACAAGGGCCACACCTCGCGCACGGTGGTGTCGAAAGGCACGCTCACCGCCGCGCGCTGGTCGGATCAGCGCGCCGATCTGCTTGCCCGCGACGGCTTCAGCATCGAGACGCCGGCGGCTCAGCGCGGCGGGGTCACCGCGCTTTACGGCCGGCGCGGCAGCGTCGAGGCCAATGTTCTCTATACCCGCAGCAAGGCCGACGGCAGGACCGTCGAGGTCATTCAAATCCGGCAACCCTTCGTCGAAGGAATAACACCATGAACTGGAAGCTCATTGCGGCCGTCATCGTCGGGCTCATCACCGGCGTTCTGCTCTACTTCTGGACCGAGAGCGTCAAGAACGAGCAGGTGGCTTACGCCTTCATGCGGCTCCAGCCCGACCGGAAGGTGACGCGCGGACAGGCGATCACGCCCGATATGCTCGCCGAACCGGTGATGCTGCCGGAAAGCTTCGGGGCGCTCGCCAAGCTCGCGGTTCCCGCTGCCAGCGCCTATCAGGAATGGCTGAAGGACCGGACGGCCGCCGCCGACATTCCGGCGGGCTCGGTGCTGCTCTTCCAGTATTTCGATGACAATGACGGCGGGCGTCTGACGACGATGATCGCGCCCGGCAAGCGGGCGCTCACCCTGCCCGTCAACGCCGCTGCGGCCGTCGGCCACTTCGTCGAGCCCGGCAGCTATGTCGATAT
This region includes:
- a CDS encoding prepilin peptidase → MDTTYDLTLMPAAAALAVACTMTAAVLDHRHGHIPNAVTYPCLLTGFMLAAVSGGLAGIGLAFAGLLASGLIFIIAFAAGSCGGGDVKLMAALGAILGLWPAIDVTLASLMVGGVIAVFSMARRVQWSVLARTVGLFALLLPAGFRDAASVLKPRETHHTVRFGVAAALGLLWCLFMPDFTPLSLVR
- a CDS encoding TadE/TadG family type IV pilus assembly protein, translated to MPGLPSTHTEHAGGAPAGGLMMRLHRDRRGLASIEFVLAAPVILLIVIFVIHANRISTKKVGTMLAMRNAAFAEANGLDCTSDFSNVFPIPALPALPGRDAMSCSRTPSHEGGGEPQRSFVWDDVQNTLKSDGRDFGDMVGDLADEKPQLVTATADRVYKFRDSDDLDTIRSLRWKDAFTVDDATLFASHNNETTRRGYDPTVRREIRDVADDSGDLFDGVFPGAK
- a CDS encoding TadE/TadG family type IV pilus assembly protein, whose protein sequence is MTPTLIKRLHRDERGFLSPIILYMTIALALMIVWILNTGQMIYDKQRTQDTADAAALVHADWEARYLNIMAMNNVASSQATVVMATSVAYQLTTAELALRSGVILAKLAEYSFTEGFGPASLLPPMPPMPYCPGWQKVPIVGGIIYGACLAFQGFRATEATKAIAYTVAAQVKYDPWGLINKSSDIIDAMNDLNDYLVESFPQRVGNEALHLVRLNKSDHVVFHPPCESCNDAGEGAGGNLPVDRDGINPAAAYAEMCLAMANGTQGQDPLLMRGEFANRGFPNGKGPLTAGGVDGSHIRDWVNHESGIDDQLVEFYIFYEAFGPAYLSKIPFKAIIEQYADLSWWQELLLDGSFFVAEEFFGIEFGIVNPFQLPIDVPPRYSDKQTKDENDFTRKFDMIWNQVCGPAGGAISVAGASLPVVSFPKPYWLKGRVPFNFTPFGGEQLDDYQTLAIVSRAPRARLQIRIFKDKTPSAYAFAQSWVHNYTAFDLYTQDWLASLAPATLADDIGAVSNTIKQSPAADSYTGLTRVFDQGGANAWAAVNTH
- a CDS encoding RtcB family protein — encoded protein: MSGQDLIDAGMSQGKWFRPALDAANAVLSKGGSVADALEAAKAFQPGPTLALRADNDIEIYSNIRAENAFEQDNVEKVNATMRALVRTPVVRSAAIMPDACPAGPVGTIPVGGVVASEAIHPGMHSADICCSMAISIFPGTDPKSLLDAVHAVTHFGPGGRPRGAQLKPSEATLSAFEQNPYLRDGVLSAGIEHFATQGDGNHFAYVGTMKSTGETALVTHHGSRAPGARLYDRGMKVANRFRERISPETHRENAWIPADTKEGDLYWSALQTIRQWTRENHYVLHDMAAERLSAKVADRFWNEHNFVFRKSDGLFYHGKGATPAFDNWAHDATDLTIIPLNMAEPILIVRGSNAAHGLGFSPHGAGRNFSRSAHMRQLSAEYGADSRGLSPNNIAAILEKETSGLDARFFSGFADVSELPSAYKNAANVRAQIEHYGLADMVDEVIPYGSIMAGDWQKNAPWRNKRR
- a CDS encoding RNA-binding protein translates to MVNKAIFKTYLGKLLPGTDTKNHEAAPAYQLTPREALAQYAVTGTFNGTFYADGAEQLDAVKTLALQVEPEFLAKVAVYAAEKGQMKDMPVTLLAMLSSLQSDAFARAFPRVVKSGKMLRGFVQVMRSGATGRKSLGTRPKKVVQAWLERASTEQILRAMVGNDPSLADVIRMVHPKPATEERKALYARAIGKPHDYAALPELVKALEAFRRDQTAPVPDVPFQMLTSLPLTREHWVEIARKGGWQMVRQNLNTFARNGVFEVEGFAEALAARLADPEEIRKAKVFPYQLMMAWKMVDGQVPDVVRDALQEAMDIAIANVPSLTGNVVLCPDVSGSMGSPVTGYRKGATSSVRCIDVAGLMTAAFLQRNPKARVLPFENDVVHVSLNKRGSVMTNAGKLAKIGGGGTNCSAPLKRLANEKAKVDLVVFISDNESWVDARGSGQPTAVMTEWARIKRVNPAAKLVCLDIQPHATTEAPTREDVLNIGGFSDAVYGVITAFAANSNGADGWVKAIEAIAL
- a CDS encoding TadE/TadG family type IV pilus assembly protein yields the protein MRAELERPLFDGAFWSSILHSRTFWIPEDHGALFGTFAIAMMLLASMLLLPRLSARRRRISELHGDTSGSTTMMDFVLVTPVFVFFMFVVFQFTILAKNHLFTHYAAYAAARSARVYFCPALPITIRSLIDAKTCDDDAAAGKADLAARLALIPAAPYDQLKCVGACQPPEEALKSLADASGLSKNWRAMHNQARYMFDPQNVTVTVDRAPMALYAAINRSPHVPVTAKVEARFLLLEYAGWVFARGQRKDGRYYTISTAEVNLL
- a CDS encoding CpaF family protein, which codes for MAGMVRQSIRRENDGNDEQHLDTWIGPHSTDDVLSDRRSDDGDTVRHEHGSGGDAALMKAVSDDAAEQATFQVLTRALDKLLGPIRFLLEDPSVSEILINGTSDIFVERRGKLERADTRFASREDLESAARSIAQFSGKRLTPEEPSVEARLPDGSRVQMIQPPAARTGLCISIRRFLKEHRSIRDLVTQGSLTEESLSLLQAAVGLQKNVIISGGTGTGKTTMLNALSEAFADHERIIVIEDTSELQIRKEHVVYLEVTKPDRFGRGGASIRDLFRSSLRMRPDRIIVGECRGGEALDMIQAMTSGHSGSLSTVHANTPYDALHRLETLALMSDIDMPLRPLRAQIASAVDVVVQIARFKRTGRRRVIEISEIKGLNNDGQYIVESIYKLEGDGHSNSDGALLWTGVVPSFATDAIEELQGAERSEWMKAEAAVRATA